From Actinopolymorpha cephalotaxi, one genomic window encodes:
- a CDS encoding ABC transporter ATP-binding protein: MATVTYDSASRIYPGSDKPAVDKLDLDIADGEFMVLVGPSGCGKSTSLRMLAGLEEINDGAVRIGDRDVTHLPPKDRDIAMVFQNYALYPHMSVAENMGFALKMQGVSKEQRLQKVREAAQLLGLEEFLDRKPKALSGGQRQRVAMGRAIVREPKVFLMDEPLSNLDAKLRVSTRTQIAALQRRLGITTVYVTHDQTEAMTMGDRVAVLKDGLLQQNDTPLNLYDKPNNVFVAGFIGSPAMNLLDGKVTESGVDVGSYTVPLLPAVRSKLGQDAAATVGIRPEAFRIVSNEENGLPVEVAVVEELGADAYLYGLVGNGDEQKEIIARIDARRPPEKGAKVKLAADTERIHVFSASTGDRLTD; encoded by the coding sequence ATGGCTACCGTCACGTACGACAGCGCATCCAGGATCTACCCCGGCTCCGACAAGCCCGCGGTGGACAAGCTGGACCTCGACATCGCCGACGGCGAGTTCATGGTCCTCGTCGGCCCCTCCGGATGCGGGAAGTCCACCTCCCTGCGCATGCTCGCGGGGCTTGAGGAGATCAACGACGGCGCGGTCCGCATCGGCGACCGGGACGTCACGCACCTCCCGCCGAAGGACCGCGACATCGCGATGGTGTTCCAGAACTACGCGCTCTACCCGCACATGTCGGTCGCGGAGAACATGGGCTTCGCGCTGAAGATGCAGGGCGTGTCCAAGGAGCAGCGGCTGCAGAAGGTCCGCGAGGCCGCGCAGCTGCTGGGCCTGGAGGAGTTCCTCGACCGCAAGCCGAAGGCGCTGTCCGGTGGTCAGCGTCAGCGCGTCGCGATGGGCCGCGCGATCGTCCGGGAGCCGAAGGTCTTCCTCATGGACGAGCCGCTGTCCAACCTGGACGCCAAGCTGCGTGTCTCGACCCGTACCCAGATCGCCGCGCTGCAGCGCCGCCTCGGCATCACCACGGTCTACGTCACCCACGACCAGACCGAGGCGATGACGATGGGCGACCGGGTGGCGGTCCTCAAGGACGGCCTTCTGCAGCAGAACGACACCCCGCTGAACCTCTACGACAAGCCGAACAACGTCTTCGTCGCGGGCTTCATCGGCTCCCCTGCGATGAACCTGCTGGACGGCAAGGTCACCGAGTCCGGCGTGGACGTCGGCAGCTACACCGTCCCGCTCCTGCCGGCCGTGCGCAGCAAGCTCGGCCAGGACGCCGCGGCGACCGTCGGCATCCGCCCGGAGGCCTTCCGCATCGTCTCCAACGAGGAGAACGGCCTGCCCGTCGAGGTGGCGGTGGTCGAGGAGCTCGGCGCGGACGCCTACCTCTACGGCCTGGTCGGCAACGGTGACGAGCAGAAGGAGATCATCGCTCGCATCGAC
- a CDS encoding LacI family DNA-binding transcriptional regulator, with product MHGGPGKRARLVDLAAQAGVSEATVSRVLNGRPGVSPETTRAVLTALDVLGYERPARLRQRSAGLIGLVVPELDNPIFPAFAQVIETTCGHHGYTPVLCTQTPGGVGEDEYVEMLLDRGVSGIIFVSGLHSDLSSDPGRYQKLTGRGLPVVFVNGYVEQVDAPFVSSDDAVATELAVQHLASLGHRRIGFACGPDRYVPVQRKLAAFSASVGSPSLKASGVVGIVEQSLFSVEGGHAAATRLLAEGVTGIVCGSDLMALGAIRAVRQRGLEVPRDVSVVGYDDSPLIAFTDPPLTTVRQPVHAMGLAAVRALIDEIHGHGAPHSEYLFRPELVVRGSTGAARPR from the coding sequence ATGCACGGAGGGCCTGGCAAGCGGGCGCGCCTGGTCGATCTTGCCGCCCAGGCGGGCGTGAGCGAGGCGACCGTGTCCAGGGTCCTCAACGGCCGGCCCGGGGTGAGCCCGGAGACGACGCGGGCCGTGCTCACCGCGCTGGACGTGCTGGGGTACGAGCGCCCGGCCCGGCTGCGGCAGCGCAGCGCCGGCCTCATCGGTCTCGTCGTACCAGAACTGGACAATCCGATCTTTCCGGCGTTCGCCCAGGTGATCGAGACGACCTGCGGCCACCACGGCTACACCCCGGTGCTGTGCACCCAGACCCCGGGCGGGGTCGGCGAGGACGAGTATGTCGAGATGCTGCTCGACCGGGGCGTGTCCGGGATCATCTTCGTCTCCGGCCTGCACTCCGACCTGTCCAGCGACCCCGGGCGCTACCAGAAACTGACCGGGCGCGGGCTGCCCGTCGTGTTCGTCAACGGGTACGTCGAACAGGTCGACGCGCCGTTCGTGTCCTCCGACGACGCGGTGGCGACCGAACTCGCCGTACAGCACCTCGCCAGCCTCGGGCACCGGCGGATCGGGTTCGCGTGCGGGCCGGACCGCTACGTGCCGGTGCAGCGGAAGCTGGCGGCGTTCAGCGCTTCGGTCGGCTCTCCGTCCTTGAAGGCGTCCGGGGTGGTCGGGATCGTGGAACAGTCGCTGTTCTCCGTCGAGGGCGGGCACGCCGCTGCCACCCGGCTGCTGGCCGAGGGTGTCACCGGGATCGTGTGCGGCTCGGACCTGATGGCGCTCGGGGCGATCCGGGCGGTGCGCCAGCGCGGGCTGGAGGTGCCCCGGGACGTGTCCGTGGTCGGGTACGACGACTCCCCGCTGATCGCGTTCACCGACCCGCCGCTGACCACCGTGCGCCAGCCCGTCCACGCGATGGGGCTGGCCGCCGTACGTGCGTTGATCGACGAGATCCACGGGCACGGCGCGCCACACTCGGAGTACCTCTTCCGTCCCGAACTCGTGGTGCGTGGGTCGACCGGGGCGGCGCGGCCTCGCTGA
- a CDS encoding tyrosine-type recombinase/integrase produces the protein MVAKTRGRRRERSYLRRRGNSFQVLVYSGVYPLTGKDSYLTDSTKNERQVEKIQTRLLAQVDQQRQATTKATPAYVLDSWLEVHEAEPTTLAGYRRAAEIRIKPALSRVPIAKLTPRVLEQFYAELRRCRNRCDGWPYVEHRTSEPHDCDEDDRTTRRRCQPHQCRPYAAATIREAHVIISGALSTAVRWGRLQSNPTEVTKKPKQPKPPTPKQAAQQVEAAMAQDESWGALVWLYMVTGARRGEVLALRRHDVHLDTGMLEIRRNIVDGIEKDTKTHQIRRIALDEGTCDLLRAHRKRYEKQVCGLDEEPRDDAFVFSYQADHRRPCDPDGVSHRYKTMCTSLGIDSHLHALRHYSATEHITACVDVRTVAGPLGHGGGGTTTLRVYTAWVAESDKRAAEVLASSVASAVPSDLVRTPLFS, from the coding sequence ATGGTTGCGAAGACGCGCGGTAGGCGCCGAGAACGCAGCTACCTGCGCCGGCGGGGCAACTCGTTCCAGGTGCTCGTCTACTCCGGTGTTTACCCGCTGACCGGCAAGGACAGCTACCTCACCGACTCGACGAAGAACGAGCGCCAGGTCGAGAAGATACAGACCCGGTTGCTCGCCCAGGTCGACCAACAGCGCCAGGCAACAACCAAGGCGACACCCGCGTACGTCCTCGACTCCTGGCTGGAGGTGCACGAAGCCGAACCCACAACTCTCGCCGGCTACCGCCGAGCAGCTGAGATCCGCATCAAGCCGGCGCTGAGCCGAGTGCCGATCGCCAAGCTCACACCGCGCGTCCTGGAGCAGTTCTACGCAGAGCTGCGCCGGTGCAGGAACCGGTGCGACGGGTGGCCCTACGTCGAACACCGGACGAGTGAGCCGCACGACTGCGACGAGGACGACCGGACGACGCGCCGGCGGTGTCAGCCACACCAATGCCGGCCCTACGCCGCAGCGACGATCCGGGAGGCGCACGTCATCATTAGTGGTGCGTTGTCGACCGCGGTCCGGTGGGGCAGGCTCCAGAGCAATCCGACCGAGGTGACCAAGAAGCCGAAGCAGCCGAAGCCCCCGACACCGAAGCAAGCCGCGCAGCAGGTCGAGGCCGCGATGGCGCAGGACGAGTCGTGGGGAGCACTGGTCTGGCTCTACATGGTCACCGGCGCCCGCCGGGGCGAGGTTCTCGCTCTTCGGCGGCACGACGTACACCTCGACACCGGAATGCTCGAGATCCGCCGCAACATCGTCGACGGGATCGAGAAGGACACCAAGACCCACCAGATCCGCCGCATAGCGCTGGACGAGGGCACCTGCGACCTGCTGCGAGCCCATCGGAAGCGCTACGAGAAGCAGGTCTGCGGCTTGGACGAGGAACCACGGGACGACGCCTTCGTCTTCTCCTACCAGGCCGACCACCGCCGCCCATGCGACCCGGACGGCGTAAGCCACCGCTACAAGACCATGTGCACGAGCCTGGGTATCGACAGCCACCTGCACGCACTACGGCACTACTCCGCGACGGAGCACATCACCGCCTGCGTCGATGTCCGCACGGTCGCCGGCCCCCTCGGACACGGCGGCGGCGGCACCACAACCCTGCGCGTTTACACGGCGTGGGTAGCCGAGTCCGACAAGCGGGCCGCGGAAGTCCTAGCTAGCAGCGTGGCGTCGGCGGTCCCGTCCGATTTGGTCAGGACGCCGCTTTTCAGCTAG
- a CDS encoding P-loop ATPase, Sll1717 family: MPRGSSDAASVFFVYPGKPALAAEVMTSAAKLIGQRGGPTTRTWQDLEVDGRLVIDRVLEAISSASVIVADVGSMNSNVLFEVGYALASNKQLLLCLDTTDQSCMRNWQELGILSGIGFTAHDGNSENLAKVYLEQRPELREDRLWEELLVAGGVGPRESRSLFYLPVGLRSDAEKTVDRLLSARRDLSIYNVAEEEQGLAPLSWYSARIYRSSAALVHLRSPSRVRATVHNARASLMAGMAHALNVPTLLIADELFEPPFDYQDLLMRYSSTRRLSEKVDNWLDGLPIVSRTKTLGRMSLTAELPVHRFGEYVAENEQDELAEYFVETGQYRAVLASQTAIFVGRKGTGKTANMLQASAQLRKDRRNLVTVIKPSGYELESLIEVLSHLPRRDVADYLLDGLWRYMLLTEIAVAAVREAEGRAAGIATGSPMEALRAYLDDTGIATDANFAIRLEHIVNELMAELASLPSGVADAEAWLGKRLYASMLNDLRREMGHALKGRKRVAVLIDNLDKAWERNADREQQSRVILGLLGAVGRLERELRRDDAWRDQVNVTLAVFLRADIFDVVRQHAREPDKISTLQVRWDDPELLARIVEDRYVAMRNDEAEPHELWSVFFTPKVKGRDTRTHLLWRSLPRPRDLVYLCNSCVLTAINRRRSYVSEEEILAAEVDYSRFAFDALMVEGSTSEELDNVLLEFASADPVMPVSEAKSLISSAAPGSDVDEMFSRLLRANFLGLEVEVDRYDYPAEDQAKKRALVMARKLEKTKRREPRVSVHPAFRPYLEIKDD; encoded by the coding sequence ATGCCTCGAGGGTCATCGGATGCCGCGTCCGTCTTCTTCGTCTATCCAGGTAAGCCTGCTCTCGCAGCTGAGGTGATGACGTCTGCTGCCAAGCTCATTGGTCAACGCGGTGGTCCGACCACAAGAACGTGGCAAGACCTAGAAGTGGATGGGCGTTTGGTTATCGACAGGGTGCTGGAAGCAATCTCGTCTGCCAGCGTGATCGTAGCTGACGTCGGTTCGATGAACAGCAATGTTCTCTTCGAGGTCGGATACGCTCTTGCCAGCAACAAGCAGCTCCTCCTGTGCCTAGACACCACTGACCAGAGCTGCATGCGCAACTGGCAGGAACTTGGCATCTTGTCTGGTATTGGCTTCACGGCACACGACGGAAATAGTGAGAATCTAGCCAAGGTCTACTTGGAGCAGCGACCCGAACTTCGTGAGGACCGCCTCTGGGAGGAACTACTAGTTGCAGGCGGGGTTGGACCTAGGGAATCACGATCGCTATTCTATCTTCCGGTAGGCCTTCGCTCTGACGCGGAAAAGACGGTTGATCGACTACTCTCGGCTCGCCGTGATCTTTCAATCTACAATGTGGCAGAAGAAGAGCAGGGACTGGCCCCGCTTTCTTGGTACTCGGCGCGCATATACCGCTCAAGTGCCGCGTTAGTTCACCTTCGTTCTCCTTCACGAGTTAGGGCGACGGTGCATAATGCGAGAGCGAGTCTAATGGCTGGAATGGCGCACGCACTAAACGTGCCCACGTTGCTCATCGCTGACGAGCTGTTCGAGCCGCCGTTCGATTATCAGGATCTTCTAATGCGTTACTCGTCCACGCGAAGGCTGAGCGAAAAGGTAGACAATTGGTTAGATGGACTTCCAATCGTCTCTAGAACTAAGACGCTCGGTCGAATGAGCCTTACGGCAGAGTTGCCCGTCCATCGTTTCGGCGAATACGTTGCCGAAAATGAACAAGATGAGCTTGCTGAATACTTCGTGGAGACCGGCCAGTATCGAGCTGTCCTAGCGAGTCAAACTGCAATTTTCGTAGGGCGTAAAGGTACAGGTAAAACCGCGAACATGCTTCAAGCGTCCGCGCAGCTAAGGAAAGATCGACGCAACCTAGTTACCGTTATTAAGCCGAGTGGATATGAACTCGAGAGCCTGATTGAGGTGCTATCACATTTACCGCGACGTGATGTTGCCGATTATCTCTTAGATGGCCTCTGGCGCTATATGCTCCTGACGGAGATTGCGGTAGCAGCCGTGCGAGAAGCCGAAGGTCGTGCAGCGGGAATTGCCACCGGCAGTCCTATGGAAGCGCTGCGCGCCTATCTGGACGACACTGGCATAGCAACCGATGCGAACTTCGCCATCCGCCTAGAGCACATCGTCAACGAACTCATGGCCGAGCTTGCAAGTTTGCCATCCGGGGTTGCCGACGCCGAGGCATGGCTCGGCAAGCGACTATATGCGAGCATGCTCAATGACCTTCGGCGGGAGATGGGACACGCGCTCAAGGGGCGAAAGCGCGTCGCTGTGCTGATCGATAATCTAGACAAAGCGTGGGAGCGAAACGCAGATAGAGAGCAGCAGTCGCGCGTAATTCTTGGCCTGCTCGGCGCAGTCGGCCGACTGGAACGTGAACTTCGTCGAGACGATGCATGGCGTGATCAGGTAAATGTGACACTTGCTGTATTTCTGCGGGCGGACATCTTCGATGTCGTCCGTCAGCACGCGCGCGAGCCTGATAAGATCTCTACTCTGCAAGTGCGCTGGGACGATCCAGAATTGCTTGCGCGAATAGTCGAGGATCGTTATGTGGCGATGCGCAATGATGAGGCTGAGCCGCACGAACTGTGGTCCGTCTTCTTTACACCTAAGGTCAAAGGACGGGACACTCGCACACACCTGTTGTGGAGATCCCTGCCACGGCCTCGTGATCTAGTCTACTTATGCAACTCGTGCGTCTTGACCGCTATCAACAGGCGACGGTCATACGTTTCCGAGGAGGAGATACTAGCGGCTGAGGTCGACTATTCGCGTTTCGCCTTCGATGCGTTGATGGTAGAAGGTTCCACGTCCGAGGAGCTCGACAATGTCCTGCTCGAGTTTGCTAGCGCGGACCCCGTCATGCCCGTTTCTGAGGCAAAGTCACTAATTTCAAGTGCGGCGCCTGGGTCGGACGTCGACGAAATGTTCAGTCGTCTTCTACGTGCGAACTTCCTGGGCCTTGAAGTGGAGGTCGACCGCTACGATTATCCGGCGGAAGATCAGGCCAAGAAGCGGGCACTGGTGATGGCGAGGAAGCTTGAGAAGACGAAACGTCGTGAGCCTCGAGTGTCGGTACACCCCGCATTCCGTCCGTACCTCGAGATCAAGGACGACTAA
- a CDS encoding DUF4231 domain-containing protein, producing the protein MDRVIRRNRSLSNAGDLPSLYSAGDTTSNSAQGSYLTATALRSVLAIAAAAVSVVFADSSRELAFVVAIIFLLIFGVEAWLWAVRPERRWYDGRAVAESVKTLAWRFSVCGLPFAQDHQLAEDILLDRLERLLKDAPATGILPSSGPVITEAMLRLREEPLDVRRTIYINERVDGQCAWYRIKARRHSRSSAVWRGVMLSTELAAIILAVARGAGWIHLDLASVAASVVTGAAAWLAVCQHEALARAYTFAHGELSVARERLNRVQDEPSWGAEVSDTEEAISREHTMWHGSRSFTTM; encoded by the coding sequence ATGGATCGCGTTATCCGAAGGAATAGGTCACTCTCAAACGCTGGAGACCTGCCCAGCCTGTACAGCGCCGGAGACACCACGTCCAACTCGGCGCAAGGCAGCTACCTGACGGCGACTGCTCTTCGTTCAGTGCTAGCAATAGCTGCAGCGGCAGTATCTGTAGTGTTCGCCGATAGCAGCCGTGAGCTCGCGTTCGTCGTAGCGATAATTTTTCTCTTAATATTTGGTGTTGAGGCATGGCTTTGGGCGGTTAGGCCCGAGCGGCGATGGTACGACGGCCGCGCAGTGGCGGAGTCAGTCAAGACTTTAGCCTGGCGCTTCTCGGTTTGCGGCCTCCCGTTCGCACAGGACCACCAGCTGGCAGAGGACATCCTGCTCGATCGCCTCGAAAGGCTACTAAAGGATGCTCCGGCTACCGGCATCCTTCCGTCCAGCGGACCAGTTATCACTGAGGCAATGCTGAGGCTTCGGGAAGAGCCTCTCGATGTACGGCGAACCATATACATAAACGAACGGGTCGACGGACAGTGCGCTTGGTACAGGATTAAGGCAAGGCGACATTCCCGCAGCTCCGCTGTCTGGCGCGGGGTAATGCTTTCCACTGAGCTGGCAGCAATAATCCTAGCTGTAGCAAGGGGCGCTGGCTGGATACATTTAGACCTAGCCAGCGTCGCCGCGTCTGTCGTGACTGGAGCTGCCGCGTGGCTTGCCGTCTGCCAGCATGAGGCGCTCGCACGGGCCTACACCTTCGCTCACGGTGAATTGTCAGTCGCTCGCGAGCGGCTGAACCGAGTGCAAGACGAACCAAGTTGGGGAGCGGAAGTCTCCGATACAGAGGAAGCGATTAGCCGCGAACACACCATGTGGCATGGCTCAAGATCCTTTACGACAATGTAG